The Aspergillus flavus chromosome 2, complete sequence region AGCATTGATTAGCATGACCAGGATTCAAGAGCCATTTTCAGAGAAGCCTACAATGACACAAGTAACGTCTAGAGGGATTATCCATGCCTTGGAAAAGTGGGTCAATCGGAGTTATGTAAAGCGGTGCCCCGAGATCATTACGATCGGGGATGCTAGGATTTAGATCACATGAGAAGGTCCAAACCCTGCTGGTTCCTTCGTCTCTTGTCGACATGGTGAGTGGCTGGAGATGGTTTGGCGTTGCATAGGTCTTGCCCATCATCTTTCCCCTACTAGCCACACCCTCGTTCCAGATGAACAGCTTGCCGTAGCCCAGACATTCCTGCCCAGTTTTCATGCATTTGTGACATACGGGAACGGAACGGTCACATCTCCGTCGTTTTCTTCGACAGTTGTGGCACGGTTTTGATCCGGGGTTTTCTTGCATTGATGGAATTCGGCCTCACAGAAAGACTGCCAAGAGAGCCCCGCAGGAAAACACAAGCGCGGGAAAATACCAACCTAGAGAACTGAGGCGAGCGGCTAAGAGTGATTGTCTATCGTTGAAAGGTCTCGAGCTTTCTGTGGTGGCGGTATGACCTTTTCTGAGTCAGGCATAACCTGCAGGGTTGGATGTAGAAGTGGACATGTaagccgaggaagaggaaatgcAAAAGTTACGTCTTGGCTTCTCTTTTGGTATAAGAGACCCACTTGGGAAGCTTGTCATCCATCGCCACAACGAGATTGGCTGGGAGACATCCCAGTTTGGATTCTGACTCGTCGGAGTGGGCCTTTGCCCTACCTCGTTCACATCCCACTCCCAACAATTGACAGCTACACATATATGCCCAGAAAATTATCTTTTAGCGTTCGGATTATGGAAATGGATGTTTCAACGGATCGACGGGAGATCAAGTGGTCTCTGACCTCCTCCCTCGCCGATTTCCTTTCATTCCTGGCGATCTCTCTTCGACTCTACCAGGTCACCAGACTCGTTGAAACCATTCGCAACGTGGCTCATGGCCCCGTTCTATCGCCATGGAGATTCGTGCAGACAGTGCAACTAGTCAAGACAGCCAAACAAAGTCTGACCAGCAATGTACACCTGATACGGTCCAGCTCGAGAAACTTGGGCGGCAGCGCCCGGCTATATTTGCTAACAATGTCATAGAAATAGGATTCTGTTTCTCATTGCTGGCATCCATGCTTCTAGCGGTAAGAGACCTTCAGACTACCATTGAAGATCTTATCTCACTCGAACAGGAATACTTTATCAGCGGATTCAACACGATCCTACCGGTCTTGACAGATGCACTGGACATACCGGAAGAGGCGAAGACTTGGCCTGCAAGCGTGTTCTCTTTGGTCACCGGTGCTTTCCTATTACCAGCTGCTCGCCTTGCCGATATATTCGGTGCCCATATCGTCTTCAATTCCGGCTTGATTTGGTATTTTATCTGGTCCTTGATCGGCGGCTGCAGTAAAAACtacatgatgatgatattcTGCCGTGCGCTACAAGGATTAGGACCCGCGGCCTACTTACCGGCTGGCATCATGCTGATCGGAACAATCTATCGGCCTGGCCCTCGCAAAAACCTTGTCTTTAGTCTGTATGGAGCCTTCTCGCCGTTAGGATTTTATTCGGGTATAGCAGTTAGCGGGCTTTCTGGGCACTACCTCACATGGAGGTGGTACTTTTGGATAGGTGCCATAATGCTCTTTGTTGTGTCAATCATCTCGCTACTCTCTCTGCCATCAGTTAAGTCGTCAAGTGACTCAAAAATGGATTGGTGGGGATGCGCAACCATCATCCCGGGGTTATTGTTGCTAGTGTACGCTATCACAGATAGTACTCACGCTCCAGATGGTTGGCGAACCCCATACATACTTGTCACGTTCATCCTGGGCATTCTGTTTCTCTGTGCCGCATTCTACGTGGAGGGTTGGATCGCTTCGTCGCCATTACTTCCATTCGATATATTCAAAGTAAAGTATATGACACCGCTGTTCACATCGCTACTCTTTCAATACGGTGTATTCGGTGTCTATCTCTTCTACGCGAACTTTTAGTAAGACTTTATCAGCCTTTTAAGCACAAAGAATATTCACTGATTCGTGTTGTCATAGTATCCAAACAATCCTCGGCAAAGACACACTAATAACCACAGCATGGTTCGCACCAATGGCCGCCGGCGGCCTCATCCTAGCCACAGCCGGTGGATTCACGCTACACTTTATCCCAGGAAAGCTCCTCCTTATAATATCTGGGTTGGGGTATCTTGTAGCCATGCTGTTATTCGCCCTCATACCCGAAAATCCCAACTATTGGGCCTACATCTTCCCCGCAATGATTGGGACAACCGTCGGGTGCGACATTACATACAGCGTCAGTAATATCTTCATCACTACCAACTTACCCAAGGATAGACAAGGGGTAGCTGGTGCTGTCATCAATACTACTGTTTTTGTTGGTATCAGTCTTTTTCTGGGGGTGGCTGATCTGACGGTGTCTGAAACTACGTATCTCGGTTTGAAGGGTAGTTATAAGGCTGCTTTTTGGTTTGGGGTGGCTTGTGCGGGTGTTGCTCTGGTTTTCTTGTTATTCATTAAGATGGGGAAGGCGGAGAGTGATCTTActgtggaggagaaggagcaGTTGCGGGCTTCTGTGGCGGATGGTGAGGTTTAATGGCGTGATGAAGA contains the following coding sequences:
- a CDS encoding putative transporter (MFS multidrug transporter) translates to MEIRADSATSQDSQTKSDQQCTPDTVQLEKLGRQRPAIFANNVIEIGFCFSLLASMLLAEYFISGFNTILPVLTDALDIPEEAKTWPASVFSLVTGAFLLPAARLADIFGAHIVFNSGLIWYFIWSLIGGCSKNYMMMIFCRALQGLGPAAYLPAGIMLIGTIYRPGPRKNLVFSLYGAFSPLGFYSGIAVSGLSGHYLTWRWYFWIGAIMLFVVSIISLLSLPSVKSSSDSKMDWWGCATIIPGLLLLVYAITDSTHAPDGWRTPYILVTFILGILFLCAAFYVEGWIASSPLLPFDIFKVKYMTPLFTSLLFQYGVFGVYLFYANFYIQTILGKDTLITTAWFAPMAAGGLILATAGGFTLHFIPGKLLLIISGLGYLVAMLLFALIPENPNYWAYIFPAMIGTTVGCDITYSVSNIFITTNLPKDRQGVAGAVINTTVFVGISLFLGVADLTVSETTYLGLKGSYKAAFWFGVACAGVALVFLLFIKMGKAESDLTVEEKEQLRASVADGEV